The Marinobacter halotolerans genome includes a window with the following:
- the phnD gene encoding phosphate/phosphite/phosphonate ABC transporter substrate-binding protein, with product MNMKTLPSIACALLLAPLSAQAEFSLDSQYQDKDGDLIADIPSDQSKLVDPSTLIFAYTPVEDPAVYREVWSGFLSHLSDVTGKKVQFFPVQSNAAQIEAMRAGRLHIAGFNTGSNPLAVACAGLRPFAMMAAEDGSFGYEMEIITHPDSGIDSVEDIRGGELAFTSQTSNSGFKAPSAILKADYNMVPGEDFEPVFSGKHDNSILGVANRDYPAAAIANSVLARMLDRDVVSKDQIETIYTSQTFPTTAYGLAHNLKPELQEQIKEAFFSFDWEGSALEEEFSKSGEAQFIPITFKEHWEVIRKIDAANGVAYNCQ from the coding sequence ATGAACATGAAAACGCTTCCATCCATTGCCTGCGCCCTGCTGCTGGCGCCCCTGTCCGCCCAGGCAGAGTTCAGTCTCGATTCGCAGTACCAGGATAAAGACGGTGACCTGATTGCGGATATCCCCTCCGACCAGTCGAAACTGGTCGACCCGTCCACCCTGATCTTCGCCTACACCCCGGTTGAAGATCCTGCCGTCTACCGTGAAGTCTGGTCCGGATTTCTGAGCCACCTGTCTGACGTCACTGGCAAAAAGGTCCAGTTCTTTCCTGTTCAGTCCAACGCCGCGCAGATTGAAGCCATGCGAGCCGGACGCTTGCACATCGCCGGATTCAATACCGGCTCCAACCCTCTTGCCGTTGCCTGCGCCGGGCTTCGTCCGTTCGCCATGATGGCGGCGGAAGACGGCTCCTTCGGCTATGAAATGGAAATCATCACTCATCCGGATTCCGGTATTGATAGCGTGGAAGACATCCGCGGCGGCGAACTGGCCTTCACCTCCCAGACCTCCAACTCGGGATTCAAGGCGCCCTCAGCAATATTGAAAGCCGACTACAACATGGTCCCGGGCGAGGATTTCGAGCCGGTATTCTCGGGCAAGCATGACAACTCCATTCTCGGCGTGGCGAACCGGGACTATCCGGCGGCGGCTATCGCCAATTCAGTGCTGGCGCGCATGCTGGATCGGGATGTGGTAAGCAAAGACCAGATCGAAACCATCTACACGTCCCAGACCTTTCCCACCACCGCCTATGGCCTGGCCCATAACCTGAAGCCTGAACTGCAAGAGCAGATTAAAGAGGCCTTTTTCTCTTTTGACTGGGAAGGTTCGGCACTGGAAGAAGAGTTCTCCAAGTCCGGCGAGGCGCAGTTCATTCCCATTACCTTCAAGGAGCATTGGGAAGTAATCCGAAAGATCGACGCCGCCAACGGTGTTGCCTACAACTGCCAGTAA
- the phnC gene encoding phosphonate ABC transporter ATP-binding protein, giving the protein MNLLKLDRLSKVYATGDTALHQVSFEVPAGQVLGLIGPSGAGKSTLIRCINRLVEPTSGTIVLGESDLSRLRGRELRRARRRIGMIFQEYALVERLTVMENVLSGRLGYVPAWRSFLRRYCADDITKAFSLLEQVGLSQHYNKRADALSGGQRQRVGIARALEQDPELLLVDEPTASLDPKTSRQIMRLIGDACRERELPAIINIHDVMLARQFTDRIIGLRAGEVVFDGSPDALTDEVLTLIYGDEDWTRMRGEESGKDDPQTPTVDLAEGV; this is encoded by the coding sequence TTGAACCTACTTAAGCTGGACCGACTTTCCAAAGTCTATGCCACCGGTGATACGGCGCTGCACCAGGTCAGTTTCGAGGTTCCTGCAGGGCAGGTTCTCGGGCTGATCGGGCCGTCGGGGGCAGGTAAATCGACCCTGATTCGCTGCATCAACCGACTGGTTGAGCCCACCAGTGGCACCATCGTACTGGGCGAATCGGACCTTTCCCGGCTTCGGGGCCGGGAACTGCGCCGCGCCCGACGGCGTATAGGCATGATCTTCCAGGAATACGCCCTGGTGGAGCGCTTGACGGTCATGGAAAACGTACTGTCCGGTCGGCTGGGCTACGTCCCCGCCTGGCGTTCATTCCTGCGACGCTATTGCGCAGACGACATCACCAAGGCCTTTTCACTGCTGGAGCAGGTGGGATTGTCACAGCACTACAACAAACGCGCGGACGCGCTTTCGGGCGGCCAGCGCCAACGGGTGGGCATCGCCCGCGCCCTGGAACAGGATCCGGAACTGCTGTTGGTGGATGAACCCACAGCCTCGCTGGACCCGAAAACCTCCCGCCAGATCATGCGTCTGATCGGCGACGCCTGCCGCGAGCGGGAACTGCCGGCCATAATCAATATTCACGACGTGATGCTGGCCCGCCAGTTTACTGACCGGATCATCGGCCTACGTGCCGGAGAAGTGGTTTTCGACGGCTCCCCAGACGCGCTCACCGATGAAGTACTGACCCTGATCTACGGGGACGAGGACTGGACCCGGATGCGGGGCGAAGAGTCCGGCAAGGATGACCCCCAAACGCCGACCGTTGATCTGGCCGAGGGGGTGTAA
- the phnE gene encoding phosphonate ABC transporter, permease protein PhnE yields the protein MSHPTTWKRPPVLFTHTLWRRTIYVGALIYLVLAMQSIEVDWQRVYLGLDRGWKFVEGFLTPDFTTRWRDISEGLIESLTMTVTSTVAGILVSVPIGIGAARNLAPAPVYLACRGIITLSRSFQEIIIAILLVAMFGFGPFAGFLTLAFASIGFLSKLLAEDIEACDRSQIEAIRATGAGWWQVVNYAVQPQVMPRLVGLSLYRLDINFRESAVIGIVGAGGIGATLNTAIDRYEYDSAGAILIIIIAIVLVVEYSSSYIRRWVQ from the coding sequence ATGTCCCACCCCACCACCTGGAAACGGCCACCGGTTCTTTTCACCCACACGCTCTGGCGACGGACAATCTACGTCGGAGCGCTGATCTACCTTGTACTGGCAATGCAGAGTATCGAGGTCGACTGGCAGCGGGTGTATCTGGGGCTCGATCGAGGCTGGAAATTCGTGGAAGGCTTTCTGACCCCCGATTTCACCACTCGCTGGCGGGACATCAGCGAGGGCCTGATTGAAAGCCTGACCATGACGGTGACCTCCACCGTTGCCGGCATTCTGGTGTCCGTACCCATCGGTATCGGCGCCGCCCGCAACCTGGCACCAGCACCGGTCTACCTGGCCTGCCGCGGAATCATTACCCTGTCCCGTTCGTTTCAGGAGATCATCATCGCGATTCTGCTGGTGGCGATGTTCGGTTTTGGGCCCTTCGCCGGCTTCCTGACCCTGGCGTTTGCCAGCATCGGCTTCCTGTCGAAGCTTTTGGCGGAGGACATTGAGGCCTGCGACCGCAGCCAGATCGAAGCGATCCGGGCGACCGGCGCAGGCTGGTGGCAGGTGGTCAATTACGCCGTGCAGCCCCAGGTGATGCCAAGGTTGGTGGGACTCTCGCTTTACCGACTGGACATCAATTTCCGGGAATCGGCAGTGATCGGTATTGTCGGTGCCGGTGGCATTGGCGCTACCCTGAACACCGCCATTGACCGTTACGAATACGATTCCGCCGGGGCCATCCTGATCATCATCATCGCCATTGTGCTGGTGGTGGAATACTCCTCTTCCTATATTCGCAGGTGGGTCCAGTGA
- the phnE gene encoding phosphonate ABC transporter, permease protein PhnE, whose translation MTDRPISPATSPAPPVWHFRSRKQVLLRWLGWFALVALTVFCWQLMTRDTIWAFVSDAPAQAADIGGRMFPPAWGYISELWEPLWDTINIATLGTLIGVAIAIPVAFLAASNTTPSTRFVRPLALLVIVASRSINSLIWALLLVAVIGPGLLAGVIAIGLRSIGFVAKLLYEAIEEIDTSQVEAVRATGASGAQVIDYAIVPQILPAFWGISVFRWDINIRESTILGLVGAGGLGLQLSASLATLAWNQVAMIFVVILATVVISEWVSARVRQAVI comes from the coding sequence GTGACAGACCGTCCGATTTCACCGGCCACCTCACCAGCACCCCCTGTCTGGCATTTCCGCTCCCGCAAGCAGGTTTTGCTGCGATGGCTGGGATGGTTCGCACTGGTGGCATTAACTGTCTTCTGCTGGCAACTAATGACCCGGGACACCATCTGGGCCTTTGTCAGCGACGCACCGGCACAGGCCGCTGACATCGGCGGACGGATGTTCCCACCCGCCTGGGGCTATATCAGTGAACTCTGGGAGCCGCTCTGGGACACCATCAACATTGCCACCCTCGGGACCCTGATCGGCGTTGCCATCGCCATTCCGGTGGCCTTTCTGGCGGCCAGTAACACCACGCCCAGCACCCGATTCGTCCGTCCGCTGGCGCTGCTGGTGATTGTTGCCTCCCGTTCCATCAATTCCCTGATCTGGGCGCTGTTGCTGGTCGCCGTGATCGGCCCTGGCCTGCTGGCGGGGGTGATTGCGATCGGCCTTCGATCCATCGGCTTTGTGGCAAAGCTGCTCTACGAAGCCATTGAGGAAATCGACACCAGCCAGGTGGAAGCGGTGCGGGCAACCGGAGCAAGCGGTGCCCAGGTGATCGACTACGCCATTGTGCCGCAGATACTACCCGCCTTCTGGGGGATCAGCGTGTTCCGCTGGGACATCAACATCCGGGAATCCACCATCCTGGGTCTGGTAGGCGCTGGCGGCCTGGGGCTGCAGCTCAGCGCATCACTGGCAACCCTGGCCTGGAATCAGGTGGCGATGATCTTCGTAGTGATCCTCGCAACAGTGGTTATTTCAGAATGGGTTTCCGCGCGGGTACGTCAGGCGGTAATCTGA
- a CDS encoding HAD-IIA family hydrolase: MKDTHPTSFEGLVPTPTWAFEQYQRLRDQLPQAKPSAEAPRWVPSLEPLSDRFDAFVFDAFGVLNTGPSVITGAVERLASLQAGGKPVLVLSNAATASVQNLTKKYRGMGFDLTDHQIISSRWLLEDALARAPRQDDLWGVIAPSHSGSQSLPGINQKPVRPGITDRELDGFGGFIFMSSEDWNETIHQQLTASLNRHSRPLKVANPDLVAPRGDCLTLEPGYFAHRLREATGVQPEFFGKPYAPAFAATLDRLDGIKRNRILMVGDTLHTDILGAQAAGMATLLVCNHGSLKGMNIDDCVRQSGITPDWVAPSI; the protein is encoded by the coding sequence ATGAAAGACACCCATCCCACCTCTTTTGAAGGCCTAGTCCCTACCCCGACCTGGGCCTTCGAACAATACCAGCGCCTGCGGGACCAGCTTCCCCAGGCCAAACCCAGCGCAGAAGCCCCCCGATGGGTACCATCCCTTGAGCCACTGTCGGACCGTTTCGATGCGTTCGTATTTGACGCCTTTGGCGTTCTGAACACCGGCCCCTCGGTCATCACTGGTGCGGTTGAGCGTCTGGCGTCTCTGCAGGCGGGTGGCAAGCCGGTTCTGGTGCTTTCGAACGCCGCCACCGCAAGCGTTCAGAATCTGACGAAAAAGTATCGCGGCATGGGGTTTGATCTGACCGACCACCAGATTATTTCCAGCCGCTGGCTGCTGGAAGACGCCCTGGCCCGGGCGCCGCGACAGGACGATCTCTGGGGCGTGATCGCACCATCCCACTCGGGCAGCCAGTCGCTGCCGGGAATAAACCAGAAGCCGGTACGCCCGGGTATTACCGACCGGGAGCTGGACGGATTCGGCGGTTTCATCTTCATGAGCAGTGAAGACTGGAACGAAACAATCCATCAGCAACTGACCGCCAGCCTGAACCGGCACAGCCGGCCGCTGAAAGTGGCCAACCCGGATCTGGTGGCCCCAAGGGGAGACTGCCTGACCCTAGAGCCGGGGTACTTTGCCCATAGACTTCGCGAAGCCACGGGCGTTCAGCCGGAATTCTTCGGAAAACCCTATGCCCCGGCGTTCGCAGCCACCCTGGATCGGCTTGACGGCATAAAACGAAATCGCATTCTGATGGTGGGGGACACTCTCCACACCGACATCCTCGGGGCACAGGCCGCCGGCATGGCCACGCTGCTGGTGTGCAACCACGGCTCACTGAAAGGCATGAATATCGATGACTGCGTGCGGCAGTCCGGCATTACACCGGACTGGGTAGCGCCCTCCATCTGA
- a CDS encoding sensor domain-containing diguanylate cyclase: MAIKSSHGQQIASSTGFFQKLASGVPGVLFTYWLSADGQSHHYPFVSNQVHSLLGVDSSILNQNADSVFSVIHPADAGEVVETIQQSALTLEPWRYRARLKLISGEYEWFEVHARPERQEDGSTVWYGQFHNIQHYKNLEQSLRESEAEFSFQAGFQKLIARLSSEFINLGFGTIDQCIDEVLKSIGEFFETDRAYLYSFSEEYRRMSNTHEWCREGVPSLIADQQQVPIADFHWWHQQIENMVAGNRVVFIEDVDKLPANASSEQAMLREQGVSSMFCVPIRVRGRVSGFFGVDSLRRRDWRQDQADLLIIVSGLLSGALERFRLEEELLNQSIRDPLTGLHNRRYLMPRLEEMLGRRDRRGEPFSLAMFDLDRFKAINDSIGHLGGDSILQRFAEILLHHVRPMDVVARFGGEEFIVVFSDVAGGDVRHLVERILNTVRLESFVFDGRPIPVTVSAGVADIGEFNDGSASPDALISMADHRLYLSKQAGRDCLTDSSGTFLEWSR; the protein is encoded by the coding sequence ATGGCAATCAAGTCCAGTCACGGGCAGCAAATTGCCTCCTCCACCGGGTTTTTCCAGAAGCTGGCTTCTGGGGTGCCCGGTGTTCTCTTTACGTATTGGCTCAGTGCCGATGGCCAGTCCCACCATTACCCGTTTGTCAGTAACCAGGTGCATTCGTTGCTCGGGGTCGACTCGTCGATATTGAACCAGAACGCTGACTCCGTGTTCTCGGTGATTCATCCCGCTGACGCGGGCGAAGTGGTGGAAACTATCCAGCAGTCGGCGCTGACTCTGGAGCCGTGGCGTTATCGGGCCCGCCTGAAGCTCATAAGCGGCGAGTACGAATGGTTCGAAGTGCACGCCCGGCCTGAGCGCCAGGAGGACGGCAGTACCGTCTGGTACGGCCAGTTTCACAACATCCAGCATTACAAGAACCTGGAACAGAGCCTACGGGAGAGCGAGGCCGAATTCTCCTTTCAGGCGGGCTTTCAGAAGCTGATTGCCCGGCTTTCCAGTGAATTCATCAACCTCGGTTTTGGCACCATTGACCAATGCATTGATGAAGTTCTGAAAAGTATTGGAGAGTTTTTCGAAACAGACCGGGCCTATCTCTACAGTTTTTCCGAAGAGTACCGGCGGATGTCCAATACCCATGAGTGGTGCAGGGAGGGCGTGCCCTCACTTATCGCCGACCAACAGCAGGTGCCGATTGCCGACTTTCACTGGTGGCATCAGCAGATAGAAAACATGGTGGCGGGAAACCGGGTGGTGTTTATTGAGGATGTGGACAAGCTGCCAGCGAACGCCTCGTCCGAGCAGGCCATGCTGCGGGAACAGGGTGTGTCGTCCATGTTCTGTGTGCCGATCAGGGTGCGTGGCAGGGTCAGCGGATTCTTTGGCGTGGATTCCCTGAGACGTCGTGACTGGCGCCAGGACCAGGCAGACCTGTTGATCATTGTGTCGGGCCTGCTGTCTGGGGCGCTGGAGCGTTTCCGGCTGGAAGAAGAGCTGCTGAATCAGTCCATTCGGGACCCGCTGACAGGCCTTCACAACCGCCGCTATCTGATGCCCCGGCTGGAGGAAATGCTGGGCCGGAGGGATCGGCGCGGCGAACCCTTTTCCTTGGCCATGTTTGATCTTGACCGGTTCAAGGCGATCAATGACTCGATTGGGCACCTGGGCGGGGATAGCATCCTGCAGAGGTTCGCCGAAATCCTTCTGCATCATGTCCGACCCATGGATGTGGTGGCCCGGTTCGGCGGCGAGGAATTCATTGTAGTGTTCAGCGACGTGGCAGGCGGTGACGTGCGTCATCTGGTAGAGCGGATTCTGAATACAGTGCGTCTGGAAAGCTTTGTGTTTGACGGGCGCCCGATTCCCGTCACTGTCAGCGCGGGGGTGGCGGACATTGGCGAATTCAATGACGGCTCCGCCAGCCCCGATGCCCTGATCTCCATGGCTGACCACCGGCTGTATCTGTCGAAACAGGCCGGCCGCGACTGCCTCACCGATTCATCCGGAACCTTCCTCGAATGGTCCAGATAG
- a CDS encoding putative bifunctional diguanylate cyclase/phosphodiesterase, with product MRLAEFIRAHTEHILRIWEFDAKHILPAERLSRDELRDHIEEILLGITVTLEQSPDEEGRPPDFCPYNPESSNSARVHGSERHDLGADIVHVAAEFRALRHTVIELWVQFNGDIDKEGVRELIRFDHEIDLALAQSIENYVHRKERQGRRLEAMLSSLPDPCYVLNPDGTFLYANNAMAELCQVSPEEIVGRSCSEMPLPSQYNGETKLKDVIRFREQRESEVKMQSPAGETRYFECLYAPVLDEQGEVEAVSGIAHDVTLRKESETRIWRHANYDLLTRLPNRRLFMDRLSQHAAHSDRTGDPFALLFIDLDHFKTINDTLGHEAGDALLKVIAERVSACVRQTDTVARIGGDEFTVLLLDTGDRELIEAIADNILGELKRPFQLGEEKVTISGSIGITLFPGDAGTAQQLLSDADQAMYLAKHSGRNRVCYFTEIMKSARTERQQLINDLREAPLKEQLRLFYQPIVDLASGRIVKAEALLRWQHPEHGLKLPDEFLALAEETGLMSALEHWVFSEAANQSARWVELMEGEFQLSINSSPVQFVRNSHSKAWQAHLETFSRSKGGFVIELTENVFLSDSEQLDKSFSELAAAGVQLALDDFGTGYSSLEYLKRFNVNYLKIDQSFVREDGPRSSSGTIAETIIMMAHKLGLEVVAEGVETQEQMEWLKAVDCDFAQGFFFSQPMPAPEFEQLLRAGHIHH from the coding sequence ATGAGACTGGCAGAGTTTATCCGCGCCCATACGGAGCATATTCTTCGGATATGGGAGTTTGATGCCAAACATATTCTTCCCGCTGAGCGCTTGTCCAGAGACGAGTTGCGGGACCATATCGAAGAGATATTGCTCGGTATTACCGTGACACTTGAGCAGTCCCCGGACGAAGAGGGGCGGCCTCCTGACTTCTGCCCCTATAATCCCGAGAGCAGTAACTCCGCACGTGTTCATGGTTCTGAAAGGCACGACCTGGGTGCCGACATCGTCCACGTGGCGGCGGAATTCCGCGCCTTGCGCCATACTGTGATCGAGCTCTGGGTCCAGTTTAACGGCGATATCGATAAAGAGGGTGTCAGGGAACTGATCCGGTTCGACCACGAAATCGATCTGGCCCTGGCGCAGTCCATTGAGAACTACGTCCATAGAAAAGAGAGACAAGGCCGTCGGTTAGAAGCCATGCTGTCTTCACTGCCTGACCCCTGCTATGTGCTGAACCCGGATGGCACTTTCCTGTATGCCAACAACGCCATGGCCGAACTCTGTCAGGTGTCGCCAGAAGAGATTGTTGGTCGGTCGTGCTCAGAAATGCCGCTGCCCTCCCAGTATAACGGTGAAACCAAACTGAAGGACGTGATCCGTTTCCGGGAGCAGCGGGAGAGTGAAGTAAAGATGCAGAGCCCTGCCGGTGAGACCCGCTATTTCGAGTGTCTGTATGCGCCGGTACTTGATGAACAGGGCGAGGTGGAAGCCGTATCCGGCATCGCCCATGATGTGACCCTGCGCAAGGAGTCGGAAACAAGGATCTGGCGTCATGCCAATTACGACCTTTTGACCCGGCTGCCCAACCGTCGGCTGTTCATGGACCGGCTGAGCCAGCACGCGGCGCACTCTGATCGCACCGGCGATCCGTTCGCTCTGCTCTTCATTGACCTGGATCATTTCAAGACAATTAACGACACCCTCGGACATGAGGCAGGTGACGCCCTGCTGAAAGTCATTGCAGAGCGTGTCAGCGCCTGCGTGCGCCAGACGGACACGGTGGCTCGCATCGGCGGTGACGAGTTCACAGTGCTGCTGCTGGACACCGGTGACCGCGAGCTGATAGAGGCGATTGCAGACAACATTCTCGGCGAGCTGAAACGGCCATTCCAGTTGGGAGAGGAGAAAGTCACGATCTCGGGCAGCATCGGAATAACGCTTTTCCCCGGGGATGCCGGCACAGCGCAGCAGCTGTTAAGCGATGCCGATCAGGCCATGTATCTGGCCAAGCATTCCGGTCGCAACCGGGTGTGCTATTTCACTGAAATTATGAAGAGCGCCCGCACCGAGCGCCAGCAACTGATCAACGATTTGCGGGAAGCGCCCCTCAAGGAGCAGCTGAGGTTGTTTTATCAGCCCATTGTTGACCTTGCCAGCGGCCGCATCGTCAAGGCCGAAGCGCTGTTACGCTGGCAGCACCCGGAACACGGGCTCAAACTGCCGGATGAGTTCCTGGCGTTGGCAGAGGAGACCGGTCTTATGTCGGCCCTGGAACACTGGGTGTTTTCCGAAGCCGCCAACCAGTCCGCGCGCTGGGTAGAGCTGATGGAGGGCGAGTTTCAGCTCAGCATTAACTCATCGCCCGTGCAATTTGTCAGGAACAGTCACAGCAAAGCCTGGCAGGCGCACCTGGAAACCTTTTCGCGTTCCAAGGGTGGCTTTGTCATTGAACTCACGGAGAATGTTTTCCTCAGTGACTCAGAACAGCTTGATAAAAGTTTCTCCGAGCTGGCAGCAGCCGGTGTGCAATTGGCACTGGATGATTTTGGCACCGGCTATTCATCCCTGGAGTATCTCAAGCGCTTCAATGTGAACTACCTGAAGATTGACCAGAGCTTTGTGCGGGAAGACGGGCCCCGGTCGAGCAGTGGCACTATTGCCGAGACCATCATCATGATGGCCCACAAACTGGGTCTTGAGGTGGTGGCAGAGGGCGTCGAGACGCAGGAGCAGATGGAGTGGCTCAAGGCAGTGGACTGCGACTTCGCCCAGGGGTTCTTTTTTTCTCAGCCAATGCCCGCCCCGGAGTTCGAACAATTGCTTCGTGCCGGTCATATCCATCACTGA
- a CDS encoding isocitrate/isopropylmalate family dehydrogenase produces MDSRIKVQSPLVILHGDEMAQVAFEHILEKFVSARLDIQLEEIDLSAENRLLTNGQVVIDAIDALQRCGVGVKNAGMTVNRSQLEELLCKHPEVDANNLFSLATKSPNGAIRKGISGNITREDIQFRNLKISRPDWIGRDIEVDTMEFGGIKDSFNQLSEATGVVKLMFVGSSGDPVELHRREVRKGDPWLLATNDVEDVRAWAHRFFQRAVDEKRDVYLGLKDTVIPGYDGAMRTVIEDVYHSDYRKQLENLGLNYHYELIDAQAARIVSNPPKRALWGVPDNTTGRKLFKLVNQLREVGIPSRGAHVSISRMSAGGGDQYGSFNMPATEDGILKVIVDGDEKHARRVREGDPILLMSNDREAIKDWVTQVFRDASRKDKEVYFGLKREYMEYDEVFSNVITEVRRDLAREHTPPPSFMIMRPSSQLRKMITDPPRNALYPSQNLDGDIFSDISAALGGSLATASSIIESKDGTMLFEAPHGTAHDLYLKYLESEGREAHFNPSALIFALANALETLGEREDNQPLADYAIRLKSALTDTVDGGVVTADLKGKTVDPASEQVVDMAGFLAAVEGNLT; encoded by the coding sequence ATGGACAGCAGAATAAAGGTACAGTCGCCTCTGGTCATCCTTCATGGTGACGAGATGGCGCAGGTTGCTTTCGAGCATATTCTGGAAAAATTCGTTTCAGCGCGTCTGGATATTCAGCTTGAGGAAATCGACCTGTCCGCGGAGAACCGTCTGCTGACCAACGGCCAGGTGGTGATTGATGCCATTGATGCCCTGCAACGCTGCGGCGTCGGGGTGAAGAACGCGGGCATGACCGTCAATCGCAGTCAATTGGAAGAGTTGCTGTGCAAGCACCCGGAGGTGGACGCAAATAACCTGTTTTCACTGGCCACCAAATCCCCCAATGGCGCGATCCGCAAGGGTATCAGCGGCAATATTACCCGTGAGGACATTCAGTTCCGCAACTTGAAGATCAGCCGGCCGGACTGGATTGGTCGCGATATTGAAGTCGACACCATGGAATTCGGCGGCATCAAGGATAGCTTTAACCAGCTCTCCGAGGCCACCGGTGTTGTCAAACTGATGTTTGTGGGCAGCAGCGGGGACCCGGTAGAGCTGCACCGCCGAGAGGTCCGCAAGGGCGACCCCTGGTTACTCGCCACCAACGATGTGGAGGATGTGCGAGCCTGGGCGCATCGTTTCTTTCAGCGAGCCGTTGACGAGAAACGGGATGTCTACCTGGGGTTGAAGGACACCGTCATCCCCGGCTACGACGGCGCCATGCGCACCGTCATTGAGGACGTTTACCACAGCGATTATCGCAAGCAGCTGGAAAACCTGGGGCTGAACTACCATTACGAACTGATCGACGCCCAGGCCGCGCGCATCGTTTCGAACCCGCCGAAACGGGCGCTCTGGGGTGTGCCCGACAACACCACCGGGCGCAAACTTTTCAAACTGGTGAATCAGCTGCGGGAAGTCGGCATTCCCAGCCGCGGTGCCCATGTCTCCATTTCCCGTATGAGTGCTGGCGGTGGTGACCAGTACGGCAGCTTCAACATGCCCGCCACGGAAGACGGCATTCTCAAGGTCATTGTCGATGGTGACGAGAAACATGCCCGGCGGGTCAGGGAAGGCGATCCGATACTGCTTATGTCCAATGACCGTGAAGCCATCAAGGACTGGGTAACCCAGGTGTTCCGTGACGCGTCCCGTAAAGACAAAGAGGTCTATTTCGGGCTCAAGCGGGAGTACATGGAGTACGACGAGGTGTTCAGCAATGTGATCACCGAGGTGCGCCGGGACCTGGCCCGGGAGCACACGCCGCCGCCGTCCTTCATGATTATGCGGCCGTCCAGCCAGCTCAGGAAAATGATTACCGACCCACCCAGAAACGCGCTCTATCCCTCCCAGAATCTGGACGGCGACATTTTCTCCGACATTTCCGCTGCTCTCGGGGGCAGCCTGGCGACGGCCAGTTCCATCATCGAGAGCAAGGATGGCACCATGCTGTTCGAGGCACCCCATGGCACCGCCCATGACCTTTATCTCAAATACCTCGAAAGCGAGGGGCGCGAAGCGCACTTCAACCCGTCGGCCCTGATTTTTGCCCTCGCCAACGCCCTGGAAACTCTCGGCGAGCGCGAGGACAACCAGCCTCTTGCCGACTATGCGATCAGACTGAAATCGGCCCTCACCGATACCGTTGACGGGGGCGTTGTAACGGCGGATCTGAAGGGCAAGACCGTTGACCCGGCGTCCGAGCAGGTGGTGGATATGGCCGGATTCCTGGCCGCGGTTGAGGGAAACCTGACCTGA